A genomic region of Anaerolineae bacterium contains the following coding sequences:
- a CDS encoding DEAD/DEAH box helicase, translating to MNPSDFIKHLKEQSFYQDQIAHVERISARSAQYTLLERPLLRPLVEAVKAGGTARLYSHQAQAIDAIRAGQDVVVATGTASGKTLCYNLPALEAILLNAQTRAIYLFPTKALAQDQLRVLKNMVGHLKQTAPAPKNAPSMTVPRFGTYDGDTPQSSRGRLRREGHIILTNPDMLHVGILPNHTLWGQFLKNLKFVVVDEAHIYRGVFGSHVAVVFRRLARLSQLYGSQPQFICCSATIANPGEHIKRLTGRKPVVVADDGSPRAPKQFVLWNPPFLDDKKTARRSPNSEAANLFVEMARRDVRNITFTKARVVAELILNYARQTLNRTDPELKDRLASYRAGYLPEQRREIEQALFQGQLTGVTATSALELGVDVGNLDATVSVGYPGTVASLWQQAGRAGRGKSGSLAVLVGLDNPLDQYFMRHPAQLFGRPHEHALIDPGNVYILEQHLPCAAHEHPLTPADEILFGRGFVEAMVNLEERGVLTYQAEQDKWHYRGRDYPAERVSIRSIGRRPVALVDGSKKFKRLEEMDEVSAYSRVHPGAIYMHQGESYLVTELNLEKGQAVLVPARVDYYTQPRELSDIHIIRSLRHRQLKMATVYWGAVRVAQEVVGYKRVRQFSEANLGETPLEMPTNTFETRALWWDVPVEWAKHLARRGWDFMGGLHAVEHAAIGLLPLFAMCDRWDIGGLSTPMHPDTEKPQIFIYDGYPGGVGITEQGFNLLADLWAATLAAIKDCPCDDGCPSCIYSPKCGNNNEPLDKRAAIWILESLLRA from the coding sequence ATGAATCCCTCGGACTTTATTAAGCACTTAAAAGAACAGAGTTTTTACCAGGATCAAATAGCCCACGTGGAACGGATTAGCGCGCGGAGCGCCCAATACACCCTGTTGGAGCGGCCCTTGCTGCGCCCCCTGGTTGAAGCCGTTAAAGCCGGCGGCACCGCCCGCCTTTATAGCCACCAGGCCCAAGCCATTGACGCCATTCGGGCCGGGCAGGATGTCGTGGTGGCCACCGGCACGGCCAGCGGCAAAACGCTCTGTTACAATTTGCCTGCTCTGGAAGCTATTTTGCTCAACGCTCAAACCCGGGCCATCTACCTTTTTCCCACCAAAGCCCTGGCCCAGGATCAACTGCGAGTTTTAAAGAACATGGTCGGCCATCTGAAACAGACGGCCCCGGCTCCTAAAAATGCGCCTTCCATGACTGTCCCTCGTTTTGGCACCTACGACGGCGACACGCCCCAGAGCAGCCGGGGCCGGTTGCGCCGCGAGGGCCACATCATTTTGACCAATCCCGACATGCTGCATGTTGGTATTTTACCTAATCATACCCTCTGGGGTCAATTTTTGAAAAACTTAAAGTTTGTGGTGGTGGACGAAGCCCACATTTACCGGGGCGTGTTTGGCAGCCATGTAGCCGTTGTTTTTCGGCGGCTGGCCCGGCTGAGCCAACTCTACGGCAGCCAACCCCAATTCATCTGCTGTTCGGCCACCATCGCCAACCCCGGCGAACACATCAAACGCCTGACCGGCCGCAAGCCCGTGGTGGTGGCAGACGACGGTTCGCCGCGCGCGCCCAAACAATTTGTGTTGTGGAATCCCCCTTTCCTGGACGACAAAAAAACAGCTCGCCGCAGCCCCAACAGCGAAGCGGCCAATCTTTTTGTGGAGATGGCCCGGCGGGATGTCCGCAACATCACGTTTACCAAAGCCCGCGTTGTGGCCGAGTTGATCCTCAACTACGCCCGCCAAACCCTGAACCGCACCGACCCGGAACTCAAAGATCGTCTGGCCTCTTACCGGGCCGGGTATTTGCCCGAACAGCGCCGCGAGATTGAACAGGCCCTATTTCAGGGCCAATTGACCGGCGTCACGGCCACCTCGGCTTTGGAATTGGGCGTTGACGTGGGCAATCTGGACGCCACCGTGTCGGTGGGCTATCCGGGCACGGTGGCCAGCCTGTGGCAGCAGGCCGGGCGGGCCGGGCGCGGCAAAAGCGGCTCGCTGGCTGTGCTGGTGGGCCTGGATAATCCCCTGGACCAATACTTTATGCGTCACCCGGCCCAACTGTTTGGCCGCCCCCACGAGCATGCTCTGATTGATCCGGGCAACGTGTATATCCTGGAACAACACCTGCCCTGCGCCGCGCACGAACACCCCCTCACCCCGGCGGATGAAATTTTGTTTGGACGGGGGTTTGTGGAGGCGATGGTCAACCTGGAAGAACGCGGCGTGCTTACCTATCAAGCGGAACAAGACAAATGGCACTACCGGGGGCGAGACTACCCGGCCGAACGGGTCAGCATTCGCAGTATTGGCCGCAGGCCGGTGGCCCTGGTAGACGGCAGTAAAAAATTCAAGCGGCTGGAAGAAATGGACGAGGTTTCGGCTTACAGCCGGGTCCATCCGGGCGCCATTTATATGCACCAGGGCGAGAGCTACCTGGTCACCGAACTCAACCTGGAAAAAGGGCAAGCCGTGTTGGTGCCGGCCCGCGTGGATTATTACACCCAACCCCGCGAACTGAGCGACATTCACATCATCCGTTCGCTGCGCCACCGGCAACTAAAAATGGCCACGGTTTATTGGGGCGCGGTCCGGGTGGCCCAGGAGGTGGTGGGCTACAAACGCGTTCGCCAGTTCAGCGAGGCCAACCTGGGCGAAACGCCCCTGGAGATGCCCACCAACACCTTTGAAACCCGCGCCCTGTGGTGGGATGTGCCTGTTGAATGGGCCAAACACCTGGCCCGTCGCGGCTGGGACTTTATGGGCGGCCTGCACGCGGTGGAGCACGCCGCCATTGGCCTGCTGCCCCTCTTTGCCATGTGCGACCGCTGGGACATTGGCGGCCTTTCTACCCCCATGCACCCCGATACCGAAAAGCCTCAAATTTTTATTTACGACGGTTACCCCGGCGGCGTGGGCATTACCGAACAAGGCTTTAATTTACTGGCCGATCTCTGGGCCGCCACCCTGGCCGCCATTAAAGATTGCCCTTGCGACGACGGCTGCCCCAGTTGCATCTACAGCCCCAAGTGCGGCAACAACAACGAGCCGTTAGACAAACGGGCCGCGATTTGGATTTTGGAATCGCTGTTGCGCGCGTAA
- a CDS encoding response regulator, with amino-acid sequence MPPLETIIIIGALIGLLLLLLVGAVAFLGWRRRIKKQAAKKKQAARKQQVKKRQVKPTASPAGKVAQSSPAKPETPTPADPPPASAPAIPAAGRTVPGRQPEAGASPPASVIGPTPASAPASPKPIAASPTGTSDERIRILVVDDNPDTRENVSRLLYFENDIEVIGQAHNGRQGIEMAIELKPHIVLMDINMPDMDGITATERMSVESPYSQVIIMSVQAEQHYMKRAMAAGARDFQPKPFTSDELISCVRRVYGIGKPIYQKIEAAATAQAQLAARPKSKLAQSEASTPVIAVFSPKGGIGVSAIAANLAVALQQMQGDVVLMDGDLQFGDISVHLNVRPTRTISDIVHDGELDIELLSEVVLPHHSGLKLLLAPPEPQLADTILPDMLPEVVKGLKNLFKAVVVDTCSQLTDITVNILEKADYILVITSPELPAIKSVKLFLELAGRLEFAPNRLSVVINRAQIPGGVRPDQIGKVLKLSQQPYLVPYDPRIYMAMYKGALVNQQDSSAPSAQAIARLAAEVWQKLAVTEEETLPVVEMA; translated from the coding sequence ATGCCGCCGTTAGAAACTATTATTATCATTGGGGCTTTAATAGGGTTGCTGTTGCTGCTGCTCGTGGGAGCGGTGGCCTTTTTGGGGTGGCGACGCCGGATTAAAAAACAGGCGGCCAAGAAGAAACAAGCGGCCAGGAAGCAGCAGGTCAAAAAACGTCAAGTAAAACCAACTGCCTCTCCCGCCGGAAAGGTGGCGCAATCGTCGCCGGCCAAACCGGAGACGCCAACCCCGGCGGATCCACCCCCTGCCTCTGCTCCGGCCATCCCTGCGGCCGGTAGAACCGTTCCGGGGCGGCAACCGGAGGCCGGCGCCTCTCCTCCGGCCTCGGTGATTGGCCCCACTCCTGCCTCTGCCCCGGCTTCGCCTAAACCTATTGCGGCCAGTCCAACCGGTACGTCTGACGAACGAATCCGGATTTTGGTGGTTGATGATAATCCTGATACCCGTGAAAATGTCAGCCGGTTGCTCTATTTTGAAAATGATATAGAGGTGATTGGCCAGGCCCACAACGGACGGCAGGGCATTGAGATGGCCATTGAGCTAAAGCCGCATATTGTGTTGATGGATATTAACATGCCCGACATGGACGGCATTACGGCTACGGAAAGAATGTCTGTTGAATCGCCGTATAGCCAGGTGATCATCATGTCGGTGCAGGCTGAACAGCATTATATGAAGCGAGCTATGGCTGCCGGGGCCAGAGACTTTCAGCCCAAGCCGTTTACGTCGGATGAATTGATCAGTTGCGTGCGGCGGGTTTATGGAATTGGGAAGCCTATTTACCAAAAAATAGAAGCGGCGGCAACGGCGCAAGCGCAATTGGCCGCCCGGCCCAAATCAAAATTGGCGCAGAGTGAGGCGAGTACCCCGGTCATTGCCGTTTTTAGCCCCAAGGGGGGCATTGGCGTGTCGGCCATTGCGGCCAACCTGGCCGTGGCATTGCAACAAATGCAAGGCGACGTGGTTTTAATGGATGGTGATTTACAGTTTGGCGATATTTCGGTGCATCTTAACGTGCGCCCCACCCGCACCATTAGCGATATAGTGCATGACGGTGAGCTAGACATCGAATTGTTGTCGGAAGTAGTCTTGCCCCATCACTCAGGGTTGAAGTTATTATTGGCACCGCCTGAGCCGCAGTTGGCCGACACCATTCTGCCCGACATGCTGCCCGAAGTGGTCAAAGGTTTGAAGAATCTGTTTAAGGCAGTGGTGGTGGATACCTGTAGTCAACTGACCGATATTACGGTAAATATCTTGGAAAAGGCAGATTATATTTTGGTTATCACCTCTCCCGAGTTGCCGGCCATTAAAAGCGTCAAGTTATTTCTTGAGTTGGCCGGTCGCCTTGAATTTGCCCCCAACCGATTAAGCGTGGTTATTAACCGGGCGCAGATACCCGGCGGGGTGCGGCCTGATCAAATAGGCAAGGTGTTGAAATTGTCCCAACAGCCCTATCTTGTCCCCTACGACCCCCGGATATACATGGCTATGTATAAGGGCGCGCTGGTCAATCAACAAGATTCAAGCGCGCCGTCGGCCCAGGCGATTGCCCGTTTGGCTGCAGAGGTGTGGCAGAAACTGGCCGTTACTGAAGAAGAAACGCTGCCTGTGGTGGAGATGGCCTGA
- a CDS encoding protein kinase, which translates to MTITPGENVGPYRVIEQLGSGGMATVFKSYHPALDRYVAIKVLHPAFKADPQFFERFKREARIVAKLEHPNIIPVYDFNEHKGEPYLVMRFVEGDTLKPKMNGQPMPAADVLRLIRPVCEALTYAHNQGVLHRDIKPSNIMVTKDGSVFVTDFGLARMVEAGESTLSQDMMVGTPQYISPEQAQGMKNLDGRTDIYSLGVVLYEMLTGRVPFSADTPFATVHDHIYTPLPLPSSINPDIDPAIERMLLKALAKDPNDRYAKVNDLLAALETTLGAAVAQVPTVAETKPEVAPPGKKKAVPWWVWAGGITLVLCTCLAAALLFGRLRQNRIQNPPPPPDGRPAPTQVSGNQQPPPLPGEPGQPPSPGELPQPGDLPPPPPGFEADSPEYLEATELTRQALEAMENRQPEQAIELFQQAIEIMPEYLPAYFGLSEVLKRTGEPDEGLAVLEEAVENNPEEPAAYLKLGEEYLLSEDPEAALETYDQLVELIPDQPAPYAGQALALMMMDDFDAARPPLDRALDLNPLSPEARLANAIYLFHQGQRQEAIQELRQLVRDQRAPAFVRDRATRMLERFEE; encoded by the coding sequence ATGACCATTACCCCCGGCGAAAACGTCGGCCCTTATCGCGTTATAGAGCAGTTAGGCAGCGGCGGCATGGCTACCGTTTTTAAGAGTTACCATCCAGCGCTGGATCGCTACGTGGCTATCAAGGTATTGCACCCGGCCTTCAAAGCAGACCCCCAATTTTTTGAACGCTTCAAACGCGAGGCCCGGATTGTGGCCAAACTGGAACATCCCAACATCATCCCGGTTTACGACTTCAACGAGCATAAGGGCGAGCCTTACCTGGTTATGCGATTTGTGGAAGGCGACACGCTCAAACCCAAAATGAATGGCCAGCCGATGCCTGCCGCAGACGTACTGCGCCTGATTCGCCCGGTTTGTGAGGCGCTAACTTACGCGCACAACCAAGGGGTATTGCACCGGGATATCAAACCCAGCAACATCATGGTCACCAAAGATGGCAGCGTGTTTGTTACCGACTTTGGCCTGGCCCGGATGGTTGAGGCGGGAGAAAGCACGCTTTCTCAGGACATGATGGTGGGCACGCCCCAGTACATCAGCCCGGAACAGGCCCAGGGCATGAAAAATTTGGATGGCCGGACCGACATTTACTCGCTGGGCGTGGTGCTGTATGAAATGCTCACCGGCCGGGTGCCCTTTAGCGCCGACACCCCCTTTGCCACGGTGCATGACCACATTTACACCCCCCTGCCGCTCCCCAGTTCCATCAACCCGGATATTGACCCGGCCATAGAACGAATGTTGCTCAAAGCCCTGGCTAAAGACCCTAACGACCGCTATGCTAAGGTTAATGATTTGCTGGCTGCCTTAGAAACCACTTTGGGCGCTGCGGTGGCCCAGGTTCCTACGGTGGCCGAAACAAAACCGGAGGTAGCTCCCCCAGGCAAAAAGAAAGCTGTCCCCTGGTGGGTATGGGCCGGGGGGATCACTCTGGTTTTGTGCACTTGCCTGGCAGCGGCCCTGCTATTTGGACGGCTACGGCAAAATAGAATCCAAAATCCACCGCCGCCCCCGGATGGACGGCCTGCGCCCACGCAAGTGTCAGGAAACCAACAACCGCCTCCTCTCCCTGGAGAACCGGGACAACCGCCTTCGCCCGGCGAGTTGCCCCAACCAGGCGACTTGCCGCCCCCTCCGCCCGGCTTTGAGGCCGATAGCCCGGAATATCTGGAAGCAACCGAATTAACCCGGCAAGCGCTGGAGGCCATGGAAAACCGCCAGCCGGAACAAGCCATTGAATTGTTTCAGCAGGCCATTGAAATTATGCCGGAATACCTGCCCGCCTATTTTGGCTTGAGCGAGGTTTTGAAACGTACCGGAGAACCCGATGAAGGGTTAGCTGTGCTTGAAGAGGCCGTGGAAAACAATCCCGAAGAACCGGCGGCTTACCTGAAATTAGGCGAAGAATACCTCCTCAGCGAGGATCCAGAAGCTGCGTTGGAGACCTATGACCAACTGGTTGAACTCATCCCAGACCAACCGGCGCCTTATGCCGGCCAGGCGTTGGCTTTGATGATGATGGATGATTTTGACGCGGCCAGGCCGCCCCTGGATAGAGCTTTAGACCTGAACCCGCTCAGCCCAGAAGCGCGTTTGGCCAACGCCATTTACCTTTTCCACCAGGGCCAAAGACAGGAGGCTATCCAAGAATTACGCCAGTTGGTCCGCGACCAGCGGGCGCCGGCCTTTGTCAGGGATCGGGCCACCAGAATGTTGGAACGCTTTGAGGAATAG